Proteins encoded by one window of Salmonirosea aquatica:
- a CDS encoding serine hydrolase domain-containing protein yields MKLRLLSLLLLLGLPLAAQTKLTTSVPNQKLVEVKNYKTTGMSVERLDRLDGVMKSYVTENKLPGLVAILIRNGQIVYHKAYGLADVASNRPMQKDDIFRIASMTKAITATAVMMLYEEGKFSLDDPISKYIPEFKNPRVLTSFRFSDSTYTTQPAKSEITIRHLLTHTSGLGYGAIDGDERFRALYYKAGIVDAWTTTPLRLKENIAKLAQLPLHFNPGEKYSYSEGLDVLGYFIEVVSGMPFDVFLNTHLFEPLGMNDTYFYLPPAKYGRLVTVHQLQNGRWTASDGAFFDTNFPRTGAKTYFSGGGGLSSTARDYAIFLQMLVNGGAYDGKRYLSRVNTELLTVSNQTGTLFSGENGPMHYSLGFSVVNPIGHDRGLGSVGKFNWGGYFNTNYFADPQEKIVAVLMKQTVNVPGDTSEATFIRMIYQALDD; encoded by the coding sequence ATGAAACTTCGATTACTCTCCCTCTTGCTTCTCCTGGGACTGCCGCTGGCGGCCCAAACCAAACTGACTACTTCGGTTCCCAATCAGAAGCTGGTTGAGGTCAAAAACTACAAAACTACCGGTATGTCGGTCGAGCGGCTGGATCGGCTCGATGGCGTTATGAAAAGCTACGTGACAGAAAACAAGCTACCCGGTCTGGTAGCGATTCTGATTCGCAACGGGCAAATCGTCTACCACAAAGCGTACGGACTGGCCGACGTAGCTTCCAACCGGCCTATGCAAAAGGATGATATTTTCCGTATCGCCTCCATGACCAAAGCCATCACGGCCACGGCGGTCATGATGCTGTACGAAGAGGGTAAATTCAGCCTGGACGATCCCATTTCGAAGTACATTCCCGAGTTCAAAAATCCCAGGGTACTTACCTCGTTTCGTTTTTCGGACAGTACCTACACCACACAACCGGCCAAATCCGAAATTACCATTCGCCACCTGCTGACCCACACTTCAGGCCTGGGCTACGGAGCAATCGACGGCGACGAGCGTTTCCGGGCCCTGTATTACAAGGCAGGAATCGTGGATGCCTGGACAACGACGCCCCTCCGGCTCAAAGAAAATATTGCGAAACTGGCCCAGCTGCCACTGCACTTCAATCCGGGCGAAAAGTACTCCTACTCCGAAGGACTGGATGTGCTGGGCTACTTCATCGAGGTGGTGTCGGGCATGCCGTTTGATGTCTTTTTAAATACGCACCTGTTTGAGCCGTTGGGCATGAATGACACCTACTTTTATCTACCCCCTGCCAAGTATGGCCGACTGGTGACGGTCCACCAATTACAAAATGGCCGCTGGACGGCTAGTGACGGGGCCTTTTTCGACACCAACTTTCCGCGCACGGGTGCCAAAACCTATTTTTCCGGGGGCGGAGGCTTATCATCCACGGCCCGCGACTACGCTATTTTCCTGCAAATGCTCGTCAACGGTGGAGCTTATGACGGCAAAAGGTACCTCAGCCGCGTGAATACCGAACTCCTCACCGTCTCGAATCAGACGGGTACTCTGTTCAGCGGCGAGAACGGCCCGATGCATTACAGTCTGGGATTTAGTGTGGTCAATCCCATCGGCCACGACCGGGGGCTGGGTAGCGTAGGTAAGTTCAACTGGGGCGGGTACTTCAACACCAACTACTTCGCCGATCCGCAGGAGAAAATCGTGGCCGTGCTCATGAAACAAACCGTGAACGTTCCGGGCGACACCAGCGAGGCCACCTTTATCCGCATGATTTACCAGGCGCTGGACGATTGA
- a CDS encoding antibiotic biosynthesis monooxygenase gives MITRIWHGRTKAQDADAYLQYIRETGLKEYAETPGIVSAKILRRIEGDICHFYTITEWDTIHSIKAFAGEAFEKAKYYDEDKRYLLEFEEEVKHYETFY, from the coding sequence ATGATAACAAGAATTTGGCATGGAAGAACGAAAGCGCAGGACGCCGACGCTTACCTGCAATACATCCGGGAGACCGGACTGAAAGAATACGCCGAAACTCCGGGCATTGTTTCGGCCAAAATACTCCGGAGAATAGAAGGCGACATTTGTCATTTTTATACCATCACTGAATGGGATACGATCCACAGCATCAAGGCGTTTGCCGGTGAAGCGTTTGAGAAAGCAAAATACTATGACGAAGATAAAAGGTACCTATTGGAGTTTGAAGAGGAAGTGAAACATTATGAGACCTTTTATTGA
- a CDS encoding LPO_1073/Vpar_1526 family protein: MKQDSGDNSSNIQIAGNASFGISATEARQIAIDVFKANYYEFSEKAAKKALERAEEITDNFIKNFYEKIPHLEEKLQEPSVQSSMFIAQKEYARTGDQDLKDQLLDLLIQRIDSKERSLKQIVLDEAITIIPKLTQDQINILTLIFSAVYYNHRDIKDLNSFFNFLNIKILYFYPNNEPSYSFFTHLQFTGCCTLLSEGSTYKPFEQIIVNRYKALFIKGFTEQEYSIEFGEDSSILRPLLIRCIHNPVAFQFNAMNDEVFESQKVELNLGAIIEKAMAFQNKFLMSDSEIIELLISNNILFENFIKNWKETEIKTITPTSVGFAIAVLNYNRVTGENILVESFL, translated from the coding sequence ATGAAACAAGATTCAGGGGACAATTCAAGTAATATTCAAATTGCTGGAAATGCTAGCTTTGGTATATCAGCCACAGAAGCAAGACAGATTGCAATAGATGTATTCAAGGCAAATTATTATGAATTTTCTGAAAAAGCAGCCAAAAAGGCATTAGAAAGAGCAGAAGAAATAACTGATAATTTTATAAAGAATTTTTATGAAAAAATTCCTCATTTAGAAGAAAAGTTACAAGAGCCATCTGTTCAGTCTAGTATGTTTATAGCTCAAAAAGAATATGCAAGAACAGGAGATCAAGATTTAAAAGATCAGCTTTTGGATTTATTGATCCAAAGAATTGATTCTAAGGAAAGAAGTTTAAAGCAAATTGTTTTAGATGAAGCCATCACTATTATCCCAAAATTAACGCAAGATCAAATAAATATTTTAACCCTAATTTTTTCTGCTGTTTATTATAATCATAGAGATATTAAGGACTTAAATTCATTCTTTAACTTTCTTAATATTAAAATATTATATTTTTATCCTAATAATGAACCTTCTTATTCTTTCTTTACACACTTGCAGTTTACTGGATGCTGTACGTTATTATCTGAGGGTAGTACTTATAAACCGTTTGAGCAAATTATTGTAAACAGATATAAAGCATTGTTTATCAAAGGATTTACAGAGCAAGAGTATTCAATTGAATTTGGAGAGGATTCTTCAATTTTAAGACCATTATTAATTAGGTGTATCCATAATCCAGTAGCTTTCCAATTTAACGCAATGAATGATGAAGTCTTTGAATCACAAAAGGTAGAATTAAATCTTGGGGCAATCATTGAAAAAGCTATGGCTTTTCAAAATAAATTTTTAATGTCAGATAGTGAAATAATTGAATTATTGATTTCAAATAATATTTTATTTGAAAATTTTATTAAAAATTGGAAAGAAACAGAAATTAAAACTATTACACCTACATCAGTAGGTTTCGCAATTGCAGTTTTAAATTATAATCGCGTGACAGGTGAGAATATATTAGTTGAATCATTTCTATGA
- a CDS encoding FMN-binding negative transcriptional regulator: MYIPSTNQMNDRNEIVDFMRRFSFATLISTKEGTPTATHLPFVIELRNDTIVLLSHLARANAHWRYLENQTVLAIFSEPHAYISTKNYDKELNVPTWNYVAVHAYGKVELMEGYEQTLGILEKTIENYESEYCGLWNGFPEAYKVKMTKGIVAFEMTITDIQAKKKLSQNRTDSEKQKIIESLAQSQDTNEKSIADYMMDLSKPNVSYDNGRS; this comes from the coding sequence ATGTACATCCCCTCGACCAACCAAATGAACGACCGCAACGAAATCGTAGATTTCATGCGGCGTTTTAGTTTTGCCACCCTCATCTCGACGAAGGAAGGTACCCCTACGGCGACGCACCTACCCTTTGTAATCGAGCTCAGAAACGACACCATCGTGTTGCTTTCCCATTTGGCCAGAGCCAATGCACACTGGAGGTACCTTGAGAACCAAACCGTTCTGGCGATTTTCAGCGAGCCACACGCCTATATTTCCACCAAAAACTACGACAAAGAACTCAACGTGCCGACTTGGAATTACGTAGCGGTGCACGCCTATGGGAAAGTAGAATTGATGGAAGGGTACGAGCAGACCCTTGGGATTCTTGAAAAAACCATTGAAAATTACGAGTCTGAATACTGCGGGCTATGGAACGGCTTTCCCGAAGCATACAAAGTGAAAATGACCAAAGGAATTGTTGCTTTTGAGATGACGATCACGGATATTCAAGCCAAGAAGAAATTGAGCCAGAACCGGACGGACAGCGAAAAGCAGAAAATAATTGAATCGCTCGCGCAGAGTCAGGATACGAATGAAAAATCGATTGCGGACTATATGATGGACCTTTCAAAACCTAATGTCTCGTATGACAACGGCCGATCCTAA
- a CDS encoding dodecin family protein → MVIKVIEIMASSSKSWEDAAQNALNEASKSIRGIKSIYIHETSATVEDGKIAQYRVNCKISFEVQ, encoded by the coding sequence ATGGTAATCAAGGTAATTGAAATCATGGCCAGTTCAAGTAAAAGCTGGGAAGACGCCGCCCAAAACGCCCTCAATGAAGCATCCAAGAGCATACGGGGTATTAAATCGATCTATATTCACGAAACGAGCGCCACTGTAGAAGACGGTAAGATCGCCCAGTACCGGGTCAACTGTAAAATCAGTTTTGAAGTGCAGTAA
- a CDS encoding substrate-binding periplasmic protein: MNEKLKIGLDFAAPVPLHTDFSKGNFEGFEVDLMNQIAAELNLELEYSVSFWKDIIRDLQDKKIDVICSAATKTSEREKEFLFSRPYLDFHLGVVCYQSNRLSLDDLTGKRIGVRISTEAEKYLKEKFSDIKLEYSDSNEELYSQLRKKEIDALLDDSPIAFGLTQDNPELSISSLLPDTSAQYAIMLNKNNLDLKKKLDVCMDKFSSNGLLEELQQKWFKGAEL; this comes from the coding sequence ATGAATGAGAAGTTAAAAATAGGATTAGACTTTGCCGCGCCTGTTCCACTGCATACTGATTTTTCAAAAGGTAATTTTGAAGGGTTTGAAGTAGACCTGATGAACCAAATAGCGGCTGAATTAAACCTTGAATTAGAATACTCAGTTTCCTTTTGGAAAGATATAATAAGAGATTTACAAGATAAAAAAATTGATGTGATTTGCTCCGCTGCGACCAAAACATCCGAACGCGAAAAGGAATTTTTATTTAGCCGACCTTACCTGGATTTTCACCTCGGTGTGGTGTGTTATCAAAGCAATAGATTAAGCCTGGATGATTTGACCGGAAAACGGATTGGTGTAAGGATCAGTACCGAAGCGGAGAAGTACCTAAAAGAAAAATTTTCTGATATAAAGTTAGAATATTCGGATAGCAACGAAGAATTATACAGCCAATTGAGAAAAAAGGAAATCGATGCCTTACTTGATGATTCGCCCATAGCGTTCGGCCTCACACAAGATAATCCAGAACTTTCCATCAGTAGCTTGCTTCCCGATACATCTGCCCAGTATGCGATCATGTTGAATAAAAATAATCTTGACTTAAAGAAAAAACTGGATGTTTGTATGGACAAATTTAGCAGCAATGGATTATTGGAGGAGCTACAACAAAAATGGTTCAAAGGAGCAGAACTTTGA
- a CDS encoding poly(ethylene terephthalate) hydrolase family protein, whose amino-acid sequence MRKSISTLIALIYLLSINAARAQQGTSRIVEDGGTGPYSAVMMTEASLPTHTVFRPQDLNPFGKKEKLPIIAWGNGACFNSPFEHVNFLSEVASHGFLVIAIGVMPKETGEPVRDRSTSNQLLDAIDWAIAQNSDKNSPYYQKIDVKKIAVSGMSCGGLQTLEVAGDPRVSTTVVLNSGIFKDPAGSRMPGMPALRKDQLKKIHTPTLYLLGGPSDIAYNNGMDDYAQINHVPVFVANMDVGHGGTYSKPHGGEFARVATAWYQWQLKGDKQAGTLFTNESSDLWKSDVWTVAKKNMP is encoded by the coding sequence ATGAGAAAATCAATATCCACCCTAATCGCGCTGATTTATTTACTGTCGATCAATGCAGCACGGGCGCAGCAGGGTACCTCCCGCATCGTGGAAGATGGCGGTACGGGCCCGTACAGCGCCGTGATGATGACGGAGGCTTCCCTGCCTACACATACAGTATTCCGGCCCCAAGACCTCAACCCGTTTGGCAAAAAAGAAAAGCTGCCTATTATTGCCTGGGGCAACGGGGCGTGCTTCAATTCGCCCTTTGAGCACGTCAACTTTTTGAGTGAAGTGGCTTCCCATGGTTTTCTGGTCATCGCGATCGGCGTGATGCCGAAGGAAACGGGCGAACCAGTAAGGGATCGTTCCACTTCCAACCAACTGCTGGATGCCATCGACTGGGCCATCGCGCAGAATAGTGATAAAAACAGCCCGTACTATCAAAAGATTGACGTCAAGAAAATTGCCGTCAGCGGGATGTCGTGCGGAGGCTTGCAAACCCTCGAAGTGGCGGGCGATCCGCGGGTGAGTACCACGGTCGTTTTGAACAGCGGCATTTTTAAAGATCCGGCCGGTAGCAGAATGCCCGGGATGCCGGCCCTCAGGAAGGATCAGTTGAAAAAAATTCACACGCCCACGCTCTATCTGCTCGGCGGGCCGTCGGACATTGCCTACAACAACGGCATGGACGATTACGCGCAAATCAATCACGTACCCGTTTTTGTGGCGAATATGGATGTCGGACACGGAGGTACCTACAGCAAACCACACGGCGGCGAGTTTGCCCGGGTGGCCACGGCCTGGTACCAATGGCAGTTGAAAGGAGATAAGCAGGCAGGTACCTTGTTCACCAATGAATCGAGCGATCTTTGGAAGTCGGATGTTTGGACGGTCGCCAAGAAGAATATGCCCTGA
- a CDS encoding nucleoside hydrolase-like domain-containing protein, producing MNPIPKYFLCISTIAFTALCLLSNPATAQNVEKQLKPRIVVTADPELDDNNSLIRLLLYSSDLEIEGLVYASSMFHWKGNGKGKKWFVPGREYTRFGLDTCPCPSWRWADKERFIHEAVEAYEKVYPNLKIHNPGYPAPAVLKSKIRYGNIEFDGDISQDSPGSELIKSLILDDKPGQLFITAWGGQSTIARALKSIQEQYQYTTEWENMQSKIARKVVLLPSGDQDDTYATYIQLNWPAIEYRQFRLGPNYGYGAQLRASQDNASYLTPAWMQENVSSRGPLGTLYRVWGDGKQMVPGDKLDYFGLDGFSNEELKRMGYKVWMPVQPKGSWLGEGDNHTFMNMLGNGLRAYEAGFYGGWGGRDTGNQAIFNFSMPASGSSAPDTSAAAMANALSTLNQANKNATETYPNFFPQAQRDFAARLAWSVTGTYAKANHEPVVKIAGPLHIMAVAGDKIRLNGVVSDPDGNAVSVKWWQFRVGTYPGQVSILNPESLQTEIQIPKDAIGGQTIHLIIEATDQGTPALTRYQRVIVTIRSS from the coding sequence ATGAACCCGATTCCAAAATATTTCCTGTGCATTTCTACGATAGCTTTCACAGCTTTGTGTCTACTTTCAAATCCTGCCACCGCACAGAACGTTGAAAAACAGCTAAAACCCAGGATTGTGGTCACGGCCGACCCGGAACTCGACGATAACAACTCTCTCATCCGGTTGCTGCTATACAGCAGCGATTTGGAGATTGAAGGGCTGGTGTACGCCAGTAGTATGTTCCACTGGAAAGGTAATGGAAAGGGTAAAAAGTGGTTTGTGCCGGGGCGGGAATACACGCGTTTTGGCCTGGACACCTGTCCGTGTCCTTCGTGGCGATGGGCCGACAAAGAACGTTTCATTCATGAGGCCGTTGAAGCCTACGAAAAGGTGTATCCCAATCTTAAAATCCACAACCCAGGGTACCCCGCTCCGGCTGTATTGAAATCCAAAATCAGGTACGGCAACATTGAATTTGACGGAGATATCTCACAAGATTCACCGGGCTCGGAACTTATTAAATCGCTAATTCTGGATGATAAGCCAGGTCAGCTTTTTATTACGGCCTGGGGCGGACAAAGTACCATCGCCCGGGCGCTCAAATCCATTCAGGAGCAGTATCAATACACCACCGAATGGGAGAATATGCAATCGAAAATAGCCCGGAAAGTGGTCTTGCTACCCTCTGGAGATCAGGACGATACCTATGCTACCTACATCCAACTCAATTGGCCGGCCATCGAATACCGGCAATTCCGGCTTGGACCCAACTATGGCTACGGCGCGCAGCTGCGGGCCAGTCAGGACAATGCTTCGTATTTGACGCCGGCCTGGATGCAGGAAAATGTTTCCAGCCGGGGACCGTTGGGTACCCTGTACCGGGTGTGGGGCGACGGGAAACAGATGGTTCCGGGAGATAAATTGGATTATTTTGGCTTGGATGGTTTCAGCAATGAAGAATTAAAACGGATGGGCTACAAAGTGTGGATGCCGGTGCAACCCAAAGGGTCGTGGCTGGGCGAGGGGGATAACCACACGTTCATGAATATGCTGGGCAATGGCCTGCGTGCCTACGAAGCCGGATTTTACGGCGGGTGGGGTGGTCGTGATACGGGCAATCAGGCTATTTTCAATTTTTCAATGCCGGCCTCCGGTTCATCGGCTCCTGATACAAGCGCCGCGGCAATGGCCAATGCCCTCAGTACCCTGAACCAGGCCAATAAAAACGCGACTGAAACGTACCCCAATTTCTTTCCCCAGGCTCAGCGCGACTTTGCGGCCCGGCTTGCGTGGTCGGTCACGGGTACCTATGCCAAAGCCAATCATGAACCCGTTGTAAAAATTGCGGGTCCCCTGCATATCATGGCGGTGGCGGGAGACAAAATACGGTTGAACGGCGTGGTATCGGACCCGGATGGGAATGCGGTTTCCGTGAAGTGGTGGCAGTTCCGGGTAGGTACCTATCCGGGACAGGTCAGTATTCTAAATCCTGAGTCGCTGCAAACCGAAATTCAAATTCCGAAAGATGCCATCGGCGGTCAAACCATCCATTTGATTATTGAAGCAACCGATCAAGGTACCCCCGCGCTCACCCGGTACCAGCGGGTGATTGTTACGATCAGGAGTAGCTGA
- a CDS encoding NADPH-dependent F420 reductase encodes MTYKIGIIGSGNIGGGLGKHFANAGHAVMFSSRNPQELQPLAEQAGPNAQVGTVEEAAQFGEVLLLAYPFGKTPEVAKQVADPAGKVLIDANNYYPGRDGQEPGEEMEEKGLLESEWTASYFPGAHVAKAFNSIPAKTLADRAFSEGVPLAVPFGAADQKAKEVLEAILASIGFVGVYLGDLSQTKISQPDEKLYGKQESEEGIRKLIG; translated from the coding sequence ATGACATACAAAATAGGAATTATCGGATCGGGCAACATCGGGGGTGGCCTCGGAAAACATTTTGCCAATGCCGGACATGCGGTGATGTTTAGCTCCCGCAATCCGCAGGAACTACAACCGCTGGCCGAGCAGGCCGGCCCCAACGCGCAGGTAGGTACTGTAGAAGAGGCGGCCCAGTTTGGCGAGGTACTTTTGCTGGCGTACCCCTTTGGCAAAACGCCGGAGGTTGCCAAACAAGTGGCTGACCCGGCGGGCAAGGTACTGATCGATGCTAACAACTACTACCCCGGCCGCGACGGTCAGGAGCCCGGTGAGGAAATGGAGGAAAAAGGGCTGCTCGAAAGCGAATGGACGGCCAGCTACTTTCCGGGCGCGCACGTAGCCAAGGCCTTCAACAGCATTCCCGCCAAAACGCTGGCCGACCGGGCGTTCAGTGAAGGGGTACCTTTGGCCGTTCCCTTCGGGGCTGCGGATCAGAAAGCCAAAGAAGTACTGGAGGCGATTCTGGCCAGCATCGGTTTTGTGGGCGTGTACCTCGGCGATTTGTCCCAAACTAAAATCTCCCAGCCCGACGAAAAACTCTACGGCAAGCAGGAATCGGAGGAAGGGATACGCAAGCTCATTGGGTAA
- a CDS encoding DUF2306 domain-containing protein — translation MTTADPNSLIREVPAQKPAKTTARLVRWCGVVLVVTVWVSAGLFGLYILAFYAAALFGGNLEKWNNILPGLYQKESVYATLGIGLHFAMGGIILMLGSIQLIEAIRVRYSRFHRWVGRVYVSAALLAAIGGLVFILVKGTIGGTVMSIGFSLYGILMFIAGIQTFRHARARRIEKHRAWALRLYALAIGSWLYRMDYGFWIMLADGAGHLDNFQGPFDRVMAFFFYIPNLLVAEVFIRSLRYKTSAVLNVLSALVLLLMITFLVVGTYYFTKIYWGPAILSWIMGT, via the coding sequence ATGACAACGGCCGATCCTAATTCACTCATCCGGGAGGTACCCGCGCAAAAGCCAGCCAAAACGACGGCCCGGTTGGTGCGCTGGTGTGGTGTGGTGCTGGTAGTTACGGTATGGGTCAGCGCGGGCTTGTTTGGGCTGTACATCCTGGCCTTTTATGCAGCGGCGCTGTTTGGCGGCAATCTGGAAAAATGGAATAATATTTTGCCGGGATTGTATCAAAAAGAATCTGTCTATGCCACCCTGGGCATCGGCCTGCATTTTGCCATGGGGGGCATTATCCTGATGCTCGGCAGTATTCAACTGATTGAAGCCATCCGGGTCCGGTATTCCCGCTTTCACCGCTGGGTGGGGCGCGTCTATGTATCCGCCGCGCTGCTGGCGGCTATCGGAGGGCTGGTCTTTATTCTGGTCAAAGGTACCATCGGAGGCACGGTGATGAGCATCGGTTTTTCTCTGTACGGTATACTGATGTTCATCGCGGGCATACAAACCTTCCGGCACGCCCGAGCCCGCCGCATCGAAAAGCACCGCGCCTGGGCCTTACGCCTGTACGCCCTGGCCATTGGTTCGTGGCTCTACCGCATGGATTACGGTTTTTGGATCATGCTGGCCGATGGCGCCGGACATTTGGATAATTTTCAGGGGCCGTTCGACCGGGTGATGGCCTTTTTCTTCTATATTCCCAATTTGCTGGTCGCTGAGGTTTTTATCCGATCGCTTAGGTACAAAACATCGGCCGTGCTGAATGTGCTTTCTGCCCTGGTACTGCTGCTCATGATCACTTTTTTGGTGGTAGGTACCTATTATTTCACTAAAATTTATTGGGGACCAGCCATTCTTTCATGGATTATGGGTACCTGA
- a CDS encoding carbon-nitrogen hydrolase family protein, translated as MKIAIAQIRSMPGDIPGNIVAHKKLIDRIISYGADTLIFPELSLTGYEPTLAHALAMDLHDGRLDDFQALSNYHRLTLGVGVPLKTPLGITISLVIFQLGQPRQVYTKRYLHPDEEAFFVSGQGTLSTLGSKGTLALAICYELSVPAHAEAASKNGAEIYLASVAKTARGIPKAEERLSSIAKDYGMTVLMANCVGPCEGEEGGGKSGVWNSKGALLAQMNERDEGVLLFDLDTQQCQCIGV; from the coding sequence ATGAAAATCGCTATCGCCCAGATACGCTCCATGCCCGGCGATATTCCCGGCAACATCGTGGCCCACAAAAAACTGATCGATCGGATAATCTCGTACGGAGCCGACACGCTCATCTTCCCCGAACTGTCCCTGACGGGCTATGAACCTACCCTGGCCCACGCCCTAGCGATGGATCTGCACGATGGCCGACTGGATGATTTTCAGGCGCTGAGCAATTACCACCGGCTGACGCTGGGGGTAGGGGTACCTTTAAAAACTCCGCTAGGCATCACCATCAGTCTGGTCATTTTTCAACTTGGCCAGCCGAGGCAGGTGTACACCAAGAGGTACCTTCATCCCGATGAAGAGGCATTCTTCGTCAGCGGCCAGGGTACCCTGAGTACATTGGGCAGCAAAGGTACCCTCGCGCTTGCAATTTGCTACGAGCTATCCGTGCCCGCACATGCCGAAGCAGCCTCCAAGAATGGGGCGGAAATATACCTCGCCAGCGTAGCCAAAACGGCACGCGGCATCCCGAAGGCCGAAGAACGCTTGTCATCTATTGCGAAAGACTACGGCATGACGGTACTCATGGCCAACTGCGTGGGACCGTGCGAAGGTGAAGAAGGCGGCGGGAAATCGGGCGTCTGGAACAGCAAAGGGGCATTGCTGGCGCAAATGAACGAGCGTGATGAAGGTGTGCTGCTCTTTGACCTCGATACTCAGCAGTGCCAGTGCATTGGGGTTTAG
- a CDS encoding VOC family protein, with protein sequence MKLNHINLVVSNVAEAITLFETYFDFKCTEVKGDNVIAVLEGTDDFSLVIMANKNGQAEYPAAFHIGFLLDSADAVTETYEKLLSGGVSVGKAPGKIRDSFGFYFTFDSLMIEVGYYE encoded by the coding sequence ATGAAACTGAATCATATCAATTTAGTGGTCTCGAATGTGGCCGAGGCCATTACCCTTTTTGAGACCTATTTCGACTTTAAATGCACCGAGGTAAAGGGAGATAATGTCATTGCTGTTCTGGAAGGCACTGACGACTTCTCGCTGGTGATTATGGCCAACAAAAATGGGCAGGCGGAGTACCCGGCGGCCTTTCATATTGGCTTTTTGCTGGACAGCGCAGACGCAGTGACAGAAACCTATGAAAAGCTGCTAAGTGGTGGGGTTTCAGTAGGAAAGGCACCAGGAAAAATCCGGGATAGCTTCGGCTTCTACTTTACATTTGACAGCCTGATGATTGAAGTTGGGTATTATGAATAG
- a CDS encoding inorganic pyrophosphatase: protein MNANVHKAHPWHGIPIGEKSPEIVTAFIEIVPTDTVKYEIDKQTGYLKIDRPQKYSNIVPALYGFIPKTYCGEQIALLAQERSGREVTEGDGDPLDICVLCEKIISHGDIICEARPIGGIRLIDKGEADDKIIAVLKGDEVYGSYQDLNEVPANVVERLKHYFLTYKNLPGETALIEIANVYGREEAHEVIRTSVEDYKQSFY from the coding sequence ATGAACGCAAACGTACATAAGGCCCATCCGTGGCACGGTATCCCGATCGGTGAGAAATCGCCCGAAATCGTGACGGCCTTTATAGAAATTGTTCCTACCGATACCGTTAAGTACGAAATCGATAAGCAGACGGGGTACCTCAAGATCGACCGCCCGCAGAAATATTCCAACATTGTCCCCGCTCTGTACGGGTTCATTCCCAAAACCTACTGCGGCGAACAAATTGCGCTATTGGCGCAGGAACGCTCGGGCCGTGAGGTGACCGAGGGCGATGGCGACCCGCTGGATATCTGTGTACTGTGCGAGAAGATCATTTCGCACGGCGACATTATCTGCGAAGCGCGTCCCATCGGTGGCATCCGCCTGATCGACAAGGGCGAAGCGGATGACAAAATCATCGCCGTCCTCAAAGGCGACGAAGTCTATGGTTCCTATCAGGATCTCAACGAGGTACCTGCCAACGTGGTGGAGCGCCTGAAGCATTACTTCCTGACCTACAAAAACCTGCCCGGCGAAACGGCCCTCATCGAAATAGCGAATGTTTACGGCCGCGAAGAAGCCCACGAGGTAATCCGTACCTCGGTGGAGGATTACAAGCAGTCGTTTTATTGA